Below is a window of Arthrobacter sp. SLBN-112 DNA.
TTGATGCTCGCGGGGGAGCTGCGGCTGGCGGGGGTGGATGCCCTAATCCTGGAACGGCGGCCCTCCCAGGAACTGGCCGGATCCCGCGGCGGTGGAATCCATGCGCGAACCATCGAACTGCTGGACCAGCGCGGCATCGCGGAGCGGTTCCTCGCGGAGGGCAAGACAGTGCAGGCGGCAACGTTTGGTGCCACGCAGCTGGACCTGGGCAGCCTGCCCACCCGCCACCCCTACACGCTGGCCCTGTTCCAGAACCACATCGAACGGCTGCTGCTTGGCTGGGCCGAGGAGCTGGGCGTGCAGGTCAGGCGCGGCGTGGAGGTCACCGGGGTAGCAGCGGACGACGACGGCGTGGACGTTCGGCTCGCCGCCGGCGGACCCGTGCGGGCCGGGTTTGTTGTGGGCGCCGACGGCGGGCGCAGCGTGGTGCGGCGCTCGGCCGGGATCAGCTTCACCGGCCCGGACGCCACGCGCAGCAGCTTGATTGCCGAAGTGAAGGTGGCCGGCGAACCCGTGCAGCAGGGCAAAGTGGACACCCGCGGCATCCACGGACTGTACCCGATGGGGGACGGCATGGTTCGGGTGGTGGTGACCGAAGCGGAGCTCGGCCCTGCCATCGAGCCCGCCATGGAGGACCTGCGGCGTGCTCTGAACGACGTGTTCGGCACGGACTTCGGCGTGCACAGCCCCGCGTGGCTCTCTCGTTTCACGGACGCCACCCGGCAGGCGGAGTCCTACCGGAAAGGCCGTGTGCTGCTGGCCGGCGACGCCGCGCACGTCCATTCCCCAACGGGCGGGCAGGGCATCGGCCTGGGCCTCCAGGATGCCGTGAACCTCGGCTGGAAACTGGCGCAGGTGGTCCGCGGGGTGTCCGGGGAGGATCTGTTGGACACCTACCAGGCGGAGCGCCACCCGGCGGGCGCCCGGGCGCTCAAATACACCATGGCGCAGTCCCTGTTCCAGAAGGCCGATCCGCGGCAGGAGGCGCTGCGGGACCTGCTGGACGAGGTCCTCCGCCGGGATGGTGCCGGGGATCCGATTGCGGGATTGGTCACCGGGCTCGACGTTGACTACGGGCCCGGCACGGGCCACCCCCTCTTGGGGCGCCGGATGCCGGACCTGGACATCGCCGCCGCTGAGGGATCCACGCGGGTGTACCAACTGTTGCACCAGGGCCGTCCCGTCCTGCTGGAACTCGGCGGTCCCGCCCTGGACGCGGGCGCGTGGGCCGGGCGGGTGCAGCATGTTGCCGGGACGTACGACGGCGCGTGGGAGCTTCCGGTGCTGGGCGTGGTGGCTGCGCCTACGGCAGTCCTGGTGCGTCCGGACGGCTACGTGGCCTGGGTTGGCCAGCACACAGCTGCGGGCCTGCGGGAAGCGCTGGCATTGTGGTGTGGCGCCGCCGGCTGATTCCTTGGCTGATCTTGACCCAAAATTGTGGGGTTCCGCGCTGTTGCCCGGCGCGGAACGCTTGTAGGCTGGCCCAAGGTCAGGCAGACGGCCAGCGATGCACCGTCTGAGGAATATCTATGACCGCTCTCCCCACCACAACCAGGCCGCTTCCGGGCGCGCATCCGCCTCCCACATAGCTGGCGTGGATGTGGCCCAAGGGAAATCCATGGTTCGGGGGTGGGCCACATCCACGTCTTACACTCCGGGAGTCAGCAGCGTGGCTGGCTCCCGGGTCGGCGCCCAACACAAACACCCGCCGGCTGGAGCCTCAGTCATCGAAGTAGGCGGCCTTGGGCCGTGAACCCGTAAACCTGTCCACCAGCGACTGGGCGAGGTCGTTGAGCTTTTGGTTCCGTGTGTTGGAGGCGCGGCGGAGCAGTTCGAAAGCCTGGTCCTTGCTGCACTGGTTCTGCGCCATGATGATCCCGCAGGCCACGTCAATGGCTGTCCGGGTGTCCATTGCGGCCTTCAGATGCTCGGCACGCTGGTCCGCGGATGCTATTCGGATGGCCAGGCGCAGGGCCATGCCTGCCATGTCCGCGAACCTCACTGCCTCGGACACTGCGCGCTCACTGAAGAGTCCAGTGGCGGGAGCAAAAAAATCCAGGACGGCGCCGGCGTCGTCCTGGAGTGCCATGGGGACCCCCAGTGCGCTGGCGATGCCCGCGGCCGAGAGGGCCTCGCGGTACTCCGGCCACCGCGGGTCGGAGTCGACGTCGCCGAGGAGGACGGGAGCACCGGTCTCCAATGCGTCCACGCAGGGCCCGTCCCCCAGGGATTGTTCAATCCTGTCCAGCACCACGGCATTGCTGCTGCTGCCGCCAATGGTGGCTGTATGTTTGCGCCGCCGCAGCGTGACGGCGCAGTCAATCGATGTGCCCGTGGTCTCGGTCATGGTGGCCGCCGCGAAGGTGGTGATGGCGTCCAGGACGGATTTGATGTCCTCCGTGGCACCGATCAGGTCGACGAGCCGCTCGAAATCCTCTGCCATATCCTGGTCCACCATCTGTTCAATGTAGAAGGCGCGGCGCCCTGCCACAAGCCATGATCTGTGCCCTGTTGTCAGCGTCCGCCCAGCTTCCGTTCAGGGCAGTTATGGAAACGTTATATATGCTTGCTTAGTGGTTTTCAGGTCAAACAGTGGAATTTTGTCAGCCGCGGAGCGCCCGGCAGTGCCCGGAGCAGGGCTTATCGCCGGGCGCAAGCATGCCTTGGACGGGCTTCGCACCATCGCCGTGGCAGGAGTGTTCTTCTTTCATACGGCCACCGATGAGGTCCCCGGGGGATCCATCGGCGTGGACGTCTTCTTTACGCTTAGCGGCTTCGTGATCACGCTGCTGATCATGAAGGAGTGGAGCTCCACCGGCCGGCTCCACCTGGGCATCTTCTACGCCAAGCGCCTGGCCCGGCTCTGGCCGGCGTTGCTGGCGCTCTGCACCGTGATCCTCGTGGCCGGCTTCCTGTTCCCGGCCTCCGGCTGGGGCGGCCAGGCCGGTTTCGTCCTGCCGGCCGCAGCCTACGTGATGAACCTGGCGCACTTTGGCATGTTCGGCGACTCCATCGCCGGGGAAACCCTCGGCCCCACCTGGACCCTGGCCGTCGAGGAGCAGTTTTACCTGGTGTGGCCCCTGCTGCTGCTGGCGATGCTCCGGTTCTGGAAGGTCCGCACCGTTGCCTTCGCCACATTGGCAGTGGCCGGCGTCTTCCTGCTGAACCGGTTCCTGCTGGTCAGCGCGGGCCAGCCGCTGGCCCGGATCTACAACGGCCCGGACACCCGGGCCGACGAGCTGCTGATTGGCTGCGCACTCGCCCTGCTGTTCACCTCCCTACGGCACGGCTCCCGGCTGCACGGTGCGTTGGTGTCCGTGGCCCGTTGGGGAGCCCCCCTGGCTGCCATCACGTTGGCGGCCGCTTTGTTCCTGCTGAAGGAACCGGACACGCCCGGCGCGTGGTTTACCGCTTTCTGGACGGCCGGGCCCGCGGTGCTCGCCCTGCTGTCAGCGGTGTTGATAGGCGCGCTGGTGCTCCAGCCGGCGGGTTTCCTTGCACGGATACTGAGCCACCCGTGGCTTGCCAAGCCCGGCCGCGACCTTTCGTATGCGATGTACCTCTGGCACTTGCCGGTCTATCTGCTCCTGATGCGCCTGATCCCGGCGCTGCCCCTGCGCATCGCACTGACCGCGGTCCTCACCGTGCTGGTGGCGTGCGCGTCCTTCCGCTTTGTGGAGCGGCCGCTCCGGCGATGGGCGAACGCAAAGCTGGAGCCCGCCGTCGAGCCTTCACCCCAGGAGCGCGCCAAGGAGCCGGCGGCTGCCTGAGCGGGCCGGCCCCGCATCCCAACCGGTCCAGGGCGTGGTCAGCGCCCGGCCGGTGTCATCAGTGCTGGATGCTTTCCTGGTCGCGGTGCGCTGCGGGTTCGATCTGGAAGGTCGAGTGCTCGATGCTGACGTCGAAGTCCTTGGCCACGCAGCGCTGCAGGTCGGCCAGGATGCTGGCGGAGTGCCCGTCGCGCATGCACTGGTCCTGCACGGTGACGTGGGCGGACAGGACCGGCACGCCGGAGGCCACCAGGGAGGCGTGCAGGTCGTGGACGTCGATGACGTGCGGCAGGGCCAGGATGTGTTCCCGGACTTTGGCCAGGTCCAGGCCCGGGGGAGTGCTTTCCATCAGGACGTTCACGGTGTCCCGGAGCAGGCTGAGGGTGCGGGGGATGATCAGCGCACCGATCAGCAGGGAGACGACGGCGTCCGCACGGGTCCAGCCGGTCAGGGCAATGACCAGCGCCGCTAGGATCACCGCGATGGAACCGAGGGCGTCGTTGAGCACCTCGAGGAACGCGGCCTTCATGTTGAAGTTGTGGTGCCGGCCGGAGGCGAGGACCAGCAGCCCCACGGCATTGCCTGCCAGGCCAATGACGCCGAACCACAGCATGAGGGAGCCGCCAACCTCGGGCGGGGCAAAAAGCCGGCGGATGCCCTCCACGATGACGAATCCGCCCACGCCCAGCAGCAGTGCGGCCTGCCCGGCCGCCGCGATGATTTCGGCGCGCTTGTAACCCCAGGTCCGTTTGTGGGTGGCCGGCTTCAGGGCCAGGGACGCGGCAATCACGGCAATGAGCAGCCCGGCGGAATCGGTGAACATGTGCCCGGCGTCCGCCAGCAGGGCAAGGCTGCCGGTAAGGATGGTTCCGAGGATTTCGGCAAGCATCACGGTGAAGGTGATGGCAAAAACCAGCAGCAGCTTCCCGCGCTGCCCGTGGTGGTCCGCGGCGCCGTGGGAGTGGTCGTGTCCGCTGCCCATGGGTCAGCCCTTCCTCATGGTGGGCATGCCCAGCGATTGCGGAGCCGGCCCGCAGCAAGCATCCCCGGCCTGGTCCGGCGCGGCGTGCGGAACCGTGCAGCAGGCGTCCCCGCGCCACGCGTTGATGCCCTCACGAACCGCGATTCCCGCGATCACCAGGGCTGCGCCGGCGTCCGCCCACCACCAACCCAGGGTGCTGTTCAGGACCAGGCCAACCAGCAGCACGGCGGAGAGGTACGTGCAGAGCAGGGTCTGCTTCGAATCGGCCACCGCTGTCCTGGATCCGAGTTCGCGCCCGGCGCGGCGTTGGGCCCAGGACAGGACGGGCATGACGGCCAGGCTCAAGGCTGCAATGACGATGCCCGGAACCGAGTGCTGGGCCTCTCCCGCGCCTGCCAGCGAACGGACGGCGTCCACGGCCACGAACGCGGCCAGGGCAAAGAAGGAGACGGCGATGATCCGCAGCGTCAGGTGCTCCCGCCGCTCCGGGTCCTTGGCCGAGAACTGCCAGGACAGCGCCAGTGCGGACGTCACTTCGATCACGGAGTCCAGGCCGAAGCCGATCAGGGCCGAGGAATCAGCCACGCCGCCCGCCCACAGCGCCACGACGGCCTCGATGACGTTGTACGTGATGGTGGCCGCGGCGAAGAGCCGGATCCGGCGGCTGAGCAGGCGCCGGCGTTCGGTACCGGGGACGTGAAGTGCCGTCATCACGCGACGCGCTCCGCATCGGGGCCGCAGCAGGTGGGATCCACTGCCAGCACAACGTTGATCAGGTCACTGATGGCATGGCCGATCCGGGCATCCGCGAGCTCGTAGCGGGTCCGCCGGCCGTCAGGCACGGCAACCACCAGGCCGCAGCCGCGCAGGCACGCCAGATGGTTGGACATGCTTTGCCGCGACACCCCCAGGCTGTCCGCCAGGTCCGAGGGGTACGACGGGGCCTCGGACAGCGCCAGGAGGACGCGGGCGCGGGTGGGGTCTGACACCGCGTAGCCGAACCGGGCCAGCACGGGAGCCTGCGTGAGGGTCTGCATCATCCCAAAGTACATAGCTGGCTGTATTCAGGCAACTGTGTACTCGGGGGCCCGCAGGGCCACCTGGCACAGCAGGGCAGGTCCTGCGGTGCGCCAATCGATTCCATCCGGCGCGGGTCGGTGGCTCGATAAGCTGAGGCGATGAAGCTCGGCCTGTCCCAGTTGATCGATTCCCGCCAACTTGCGCTGGCCGACCCGACCCGCGCGTTCTATGTAAAGCGGGGCATGGGCAGGGGCCCGGGCAGCTGGAACGAGCTTCAGGCCGTCCGGGACGCGGCGCAACGTCCCAATCCATCCGGGCCTGATGTGGTCACGGAAGTGGTAGGCCACGACGAGGCCACGGTCCCGGTGAGGATCCACTTCCCCGCGTCGGCTGCCCCACGGGGTGTGCTCCTGGACTTCCCTGGTGGCGGGTTCTACCTGGGTGCCGGGGCAGGAAGCGATGTCCGCAACAATGACCTTGCCAACAACCTCGGCATTGTCGTCGTGAGCGTCGATTACCGGCTTGCGCCAGAGAACCCATGGCCTGCGGCACCCGACGACTGTGAAACGGCGGCGCTGTGGCTCGCAGAGCACGCCGCCGCCCGATTTGGAACACACCGACTCGCCATTGCGGGCTTCTCCGCAGGCGCCACACTGGCTGCGACCACACTTATTCGCCTCCGCGACAAGGGTATAGCGGCCTACGGGGCCGCCGTGCTGCAATTCGGGACCTACGACCTCAGCGGGCAGACGCCCGCCGGGCGCCTGATCGCAGACGAGTACTTCATCCAGGCGTACGCAGGCCGGCTGGCCGACCGCACCCACCCTGACTTCTCCCCGATCTACGCTGACCTCACGAACCTCCCACCGGCACTGATCGTCGTCGGCCAAGAGGACATCCTGTTGCGCGACAACCTTGCCATGACAGCGCAGCTGTCCGCGGATGGCGTCGATGTCGACCTGCGGGTCTATCCGGCCGCGCCACATGGCTTCACCGGCCACGGGACGCCAATGGCCAAGGCGGCACTCGACGACATACGGACCTG
It encodes the following:
- a CDS encoding FAD-dependent monooxygenase, with the protein product MQAQNGDNMHDVVIVGSGPTGLMLAGELRLAGVDALILERRPSQELAGSRGGGIHARTIELLDQRGIAERFLAEGKTVQAATFGATQLDLGSLPTRHPYTLALFQNHIERLLLGWAEELGVQVRRGVEVTGVAADDDGVDVRLAAGGPVRAGFVVGADGGRSVVRRSAGISFTGPDATRSSLIAEVKVAGEPVQQGKVDTRGIHGLYPMGDGMVRVVVTEAELGPAIEPAMEDLRRALNDVFGTDFGVHSPAWLSRFTDATRQAESYRKGRVLLAGDAAHVHSPTGGQGIGLGLQDAVNLGWKLAQVVRGVSGEDLLDTYQAERHPAGARALKYTMAQSLFQKADPRQEALRDLLDEVLRRDGAGDPIAGLVTGLDVDYGPGTGHPLLGRRMPDLDIAAAEGSTRVYQLLHQGRPVLLELGGPALDAGAWAGRVQHVAGTYDGAWELPVLGVVAAPTAVLVRPDGYVAWVGQHTAAGLREALALWCGAAG
- a CDS encoding GAF and ANTAR domain-containing protein, which gives rise to MVDQDMAEDFERLVDLIGATEDIKSVLDAITTFAAATMTETTGTSIDCAVTLRRRKHTATIGGSSSNAVVLDRIEQSLGDGPCVDALETGAPVLLGDVDSDPRWPEYREALSAAGIASALGVPMALQDDAGAVLDFFAPATGLFSERAVSEAVRFADMAGMALRLAIRIASADQRAEHLKAAMDTRTAIDVACGIIMAQNQCSKDQAFELLRRASNTRNQKLNDLAQSLVDRFTGSRPKAAYFDD
- a CDS encoding acyltransferase, whose protein sequence is MSAAERPAVPGAGLIAGRKHALDGLRTIAVAGVFFFHTATDEVPGGSIGVDVFFTLSGFVITLLIMKEWSSTGRLHLGIFYAKRLARLWPALLALCTVILVAGFLFPASGWGGQAGFVLPAAAYVMNLAHFGMFGDSIAGETLGPTWTLAVEEQFYLVWPLLLLAMLRFWKVRTVAFATLAVAGVFLLNRFLLVSAGQPLARIYNGPDTRADELLIGCALALLFTSLRHGSRLHGALVSVARWGAPLAAITLAAALFLLKEPDTPGAWFTAFWTAGPAVLALLSAVLIGALVLQPAGFLARILSHPWLAKPGRDLSYAMYLWHLPVYLLLMRLIPALPLRIALTAVLTVLVACASFRFVERPLRRWANAKLEPAVEPSPQERAKEPAAA
- a CDS encoding cation diffusion facilitator family transporter codes for the protein MGSGHDHSHGAADHHGQRGKLLLVFAITFTVMLAEILGTILTGSLALLADAGHMFTDSAGLLIAVIAASLALKPATHKRTWGYKRAEIIAAAGQAALLLGVGGFVIVEGIRRLFAPPEVGGSLMLWFGVIGLAGNAVGLLVLASGRHHNFNMKAAFLEVLNDALGSIAVILAALVIALTGWTRADAVVSLLIGALIIPRTLSLLRDTVNVLMESTPPGLDLAKVREHILALPHVIDVHDLHASLVASGVPVLSAHVTVQDQCMRDGHSASILADLQRCVAKDFDVSIEHSTFQIEPAAHRDQESIQH
- a CDS encoding cation transporter — its product is MTALHVPGTERRRLLSRRIRLFAAATITYNVIEAVVALWAGGVADSSALIGFGLDSVIEVTSALALSWQFSAKDPERREHLTLRIIAVSFFALAAFVAVDAVRSLAGAGEAQHSVPGIVIAALSLAVMPVLSWAQRRAGRELGSRTAVADSKQTLLCTYLSAVLLVGLVLNSTLGWWWADAGAALVIAGIAVREGINAWRGDACCTVPHAAPDQAGDACCGPAPQSLGMPTMRKG
- a CDS encoding winged helix-turn-helix domain-containing protein → MQTLTQAPVLARFGYAVSDPTRARVLLALSEAPSYPSDLADSLGVSRQSMSNHLACLRGCGLVVAVPDGRRTRYELADARIGHAISDLINVVLAVDPTCCGPDAERVA
- a CDS encoding alpha/beta hydrolase, whose translation is MKLGLSQLIDSRQLALADPTRAFYVKRGMGRGPGSWNELQAVRDAAQRPNPSGPDVVTEVVGHDEATVPVRIHFPASAAPRGVLLDFPGGGFYLGAGAGSDVRNNDLANNLGIVVVSVDYRLAPENPWPAAPDDCETAALWLAEHAAARFGTHRLAIAGFSAGATLAATTLIRLRDKGIAAYGAAVLQFGTYDLSGQTPAGRLIADEYFIQAYAGRLADRTHPDFSPIYADLTNLPPALIVVGQEDILLRDNLAMTAQLSADGVDVDLRVYPAAPHGFTGHGTPMAKAALDDIRTWLDTWLSR